The Cutaneotrichosporon cavernicola HIS019 DNA, chromosome: 3 region ATCTGCCAGATCGAGATGATCTGACACCCTTTTCGTTTCACTTGCCAAGCAACTGTTACAATTGTCACCAATGACTCAATTGCACTACCTGTACACCTTTGTTAGTCCCAAATCTATCCCTGGCCTCAGCTTTGTACCTTTGTTTAGCCTCGTGCACATTCCACATTGCTCCAGATCTGTGTCGCTGGAATGAAATAGAATTCGCGAGACGCACAAGCCTGTGATCGTAGCAACTGGTTTACCCCTGGAGCTCAAGCCACTCGAACTCAAAGGGAATGAGAAGTAAACACGCGACAGGAAGCTTGGCACTTGGCACCGTGACGATCGTGACGACTGTAAACGTGGAGTGGAACGTGATCCGAGCCTCGCGTCCTGACCGCGTCCTGACCGCGTCCTGACGATGGTCTTCAGTACCTAGCTTGAATTCAAACAAGTCGAGTGCGGAGGATTATTAATATCAAAGGCCCGAGGTGAAGGTAAAGGTGCTACACGTCCAAGTGCCAAACTGTAAAGGATGAGAGGGTTACGTCGGAAAAAGGAAAGGGGATACCAGGACACATCACACAGGTTGTGAACAAGGCCTCGTGCGTCCTGTTATCTCCCAATCACCCGTGGGAATGTTTACCACGTTGACTGTCATGTCATCGTCACGTCGGAAatccaacctccactcgcGTGGTTctgacctccaccacttGAATTTATCAACAGGTTGCCACCTCTCCCCACAACACAACATACACCACCATGAGGCCGCAATTCGAGTTGCCGCGCCGACTGGCAACCGTCGCTCCGAGGCGGTTCCAAACCACTAAGCCTGTGCGCCGGAAACGCGAGTTGCCCGTCGAAGAGGCCTCGTTTGATCGCAACCCTGATGCGTCCAAGGCCAGCATCCAGCGGCAGCCCTACAAGGTCTCAGCCCTCGGTGCCGAGATCCCAGACGACATCCCCCAGGTACCACTGCACATTGACCAGATCGAGTCGCGTAGGTTACGATGGTACATGCGTACCATGAACGAGGACAAAATGACTCCCGAAGATGAAGACCGCCTCGCCCGTGCTATGGAGCGTACTGTCAAGCCTTCTCGACCACAAATCGCGTTCAAGGCCGAAGACGCCGGTGCCAGCGTAGAGCGTAAAGATTTCTTTGCTATCCCCGGCGAGGACGGTTACAACTCGGGCGCGATCAGCGCTGGCGAGATCACTCCGGGCCTCGAGCCTGGGCGTGTCGTCGAGATTCGTCGGTGAGTAAAGTCATCCAAAGAAGACAGTATGCTTACGTTAGTGAGGCGGGCAACTACGTCGGAGTCATCCTTGCTCCAATTACAGTGGCACTCAAGGAGCGTCTGCTGTTGTTGCAGAGTACGGGCGAGATCTGGCCCGTGGGCGTCAACGACATCCAGTTTGTCATGCCCAAATCGCTCATCCCCGAAGAAGTGAGCTCCAAGGCCTGGCaccccgacctcctccaAATGTGGAAGTCTGGGGATGACATTGGATCCGGAGAGTTCGACGAGAGCAGCATCATCGGCGCAGAGGAGGCGGGTGAGATGCTGGCGGCTCGGCGCAAGATTGCGACCGTCCTCCGTCGTGTCTTGCGTGAAACGGAGAGAATGCAGGGCCGCCTGTTGAGTGGCTCGGTCGATTCGGGACGCGGAGGCGGCATGGACGCACTCTGGGAGGGTCTTGTACCCGCGGACCCGAACACGCGTGGAtcgatctcggcggcggccgccgccgagttCCTTCTCAACCGCTCAGAggcccaggccgaggacggcgagaacCGGATCACCGTCCGGCCCGGGACTCTGCCGGCGTACGCGGCGCACAGGATGCTCATGGACCGTCCGGATCTGTTCCTCGGAGCCGACATCAGCATGTGGGAGGAGCAGACGTTCCTCGTGCGCTCTcgtgccgacgtcgagctccatAATCGCGTGGAACGGTGGGTGACGACGCAGGATCCCATCTTCCTTAACTTTGTGGACAAGGCCCAGAAAGTACGCGCAGCGATCAAGGCGGGCGGTGAGCTACCCGAATggaccgaggacgagcgcgacattTTGTATACCCTGACGATGGCGCTGTTTGAACGGCGTGGAACACAGCAACCCCACAATGTCACCTTGGCGTGTAGCATCGCCAAGTGGTTCTCGTCGGACGTCAATGACATCATGTCCCTCGGATTCATGGGGCCGCTTCTGAACGAACTCGGCGTCCTGCCCACATATGACTCGGCCATGCCGAACAAGTTGATCGAGAGCGCATCGCGTTCGGCCAGCATGGCCGGTTTCGTCATGCCGACCGAGTTTGGCGAGACGGCGAAAGAACCCGTAGCTGCGGAcgctgcgctcgacgccctgCGTCAAGAGTTCTCGCACCGTGTGTACGTCATCGACGACCCAaccgcgctcgagctcgatgacgGCATCGCCCTTGAGCCCGCTGGCGGCGACCAGTACTGGGTGCACATGTACGTAGCAGATCCAACTCGCTTCATCGAGCGAGAGGGGATGCTCTCCAAGGCAGCGAGCGTTCTAGGCACCGCCCACTACCTCCACGAGGGAACGGTGCCGTTGCTCCCACCCTCGCTGGCAGGCGGCAAACTGTCGCTCGGTGCGGCCGATGGACAGCCGACAATGGTCTTTTCGGCCAAGGTGGACACACAGGGAACGGTGCATGACTGGAAGGTCGGAATGGGGTTCACGAAGAACACGGTGGTGACGACGTACGACGCCGTCAACGACGCGCTGGGCATCGAGCCTGTGAAGAAGACGTACCCCTTCGGCAAACTGCGGGACGACTTGATCGTGCGCCCGCCGTTGCGCGCGCTGGACACTCTCGAGGCGGGGCACAACACTGAGCTCCAGACACTCATGCAGCTCTCGCTCGCGTTGCGTGCTGTGCGCTACAAGGATGCGGGTTTCGAGTGGGTAGGCTCGACCCCCAGTGTGGGTGTTTACAATATCGGTCCGGTCCCGACCAATCTGCACGACCGAGAAAAGTtccccgccgccccgcGCGCGAGTCCGGCCCTCGACAAGGTGCAGCTCAGCTATGAGGTGGTGCAGAGGCCGTTAGCCACCAGCGCAACGACCATGGTCACCGAGTTCATGGTGCTCGCGAACCAGATCGCGGCGTGGTTCTGTGACGAGCACAACCTTGCGGCCGCGTTCCGCGGCTCTGGCCTCGTCACCAACACCAATGCAACGCCACCAGAGTTGACAGTGGAAAAGCTCCTTGCGCAGCGTACGCCTGGCACCGGCTATGTGGGAATGGACCAGGCCAAGATTGGGTCTCTTCTTTTCCCAACGACGCAGCTTTCCCCGACCCCTATCCCGCATTGGCTTATGGGCCTTAGCGCGAGCAAGGGATACATGTGGGCAACGTCGCCGCTGCGACGATacgacgacatgctcgcGCACTGGCAGATCAAGGGTGCGCTTGCGGCAGCCGCCGGCGTcagtggaggagagggcgtGCTCTTCAAAGAGGCGATTTGGCCGCTCATCAAGCGTACCTCGTATGGCCAGCAGCGTGGACGCACCGCCCAGCGCACGGACAACCGGTATTTTACCAGTCTGCTGTTCGAGCAGCGCGCTTCGGGGCCCTTGCCAGAGGGATACGAGGTCGACCCagccgaggcggtcgacCTCCACGCCCCGATGGACGCTACGGTAACGAGCCGCCCATACTACGCCACCTATCAAGATAACGGGCCGTACTTTGTCGACATTAGCGTGCCTACACTCGGATTGGTGTCCAGCGTTGGCTTTGGGACAcaggccgaggcccagCGCCGAGCACCCATCGGCGCGACCATCAAGGTCGTGTTCCACCAGACTGCAATCTGGCCGCTGCCCCGCATTTCCATGAAGAACGCAGCTTAACATTACATCACTACTCATAGACCCACATCACATCTCATTGCATGCAGTGCATCACTCGATCCTGGATCTGGAATCTCTTGATACGATACACTCTCGACTGCATAATACGATAATACGATATACACTCTACTGGTTGAAGCCCATGCGGattggcggtggcggcggaggaggcgcaccgccctgctgttgctgttgctgctgctgctgctgctgctctcCACCATAGTAGTATCCCCCGTTTGCGTACTGGCTGTAATCGTAGCCCTGGTACCCCTCATAGCCGGGGTACTGCTGTTGCTGCCCGTACTGCTGCCCACCATACACGGGCACAcctggtggcggtggtggtgcgcCTGCGACCTGCGACGAGGCAAAGCCTGCAGGAACAGGCGGTGCGGCCGGCGCTGCGGCCGGCGCAGATGCGGCAGGTGGGACATATGCTGGCGCGGCTGGAGTTAGTAGACGACATGGTGGGCAGTTCACTACTCCCTACTCACCTCCAACTCCGAATGCCCCGCCTCCGAGCATCATCGAGTGCTTCTTCGCCTGCGCAGCGAGTACACGCTCCGCCTGTGTGCCATGCcgctcgcccttgccgtccttctTGAACGCATACTGCACCGACACCTgcttgccgccgaggaACTGGCCGTTGAGGTTCTCGATCGCCTGATCCGCCGCTTCAAAGTCGTGGAAGCTGACAAAGCCGTAGCCCTTGGACTCGCCTGACGAcgggtcgcgcgcgacctgTTGTCAGCCATCGCCCCAATGATTGCTCTCAGCGTCCAAACCCCTCACCTTTGGTGTCTCGGCAATCCCTCCAAACCGCGAGAACGTGTCGTACAGCTCCTGTTCGCTCACGCCCTTGCCCAAGTTACCGATGAAGAGGTTGGCGCCGACATCAATCTGCTTCTTGTCGTACGAGGCCTTGTTAACGCGGATCGGCTTGCCAAACATCTTGATCTGGTTCATGATCTTGACCGCGTAGTCGGCGTCGTCTTCCGAGATGAACTCGCAGAACCCGAACCCCTGGTGCGCCATGCTCACGCGGTCCTTTGGCAGAAACACAttcgctggtgtcagtaGAGAAGGTAGGGGTCACGCACACACTGGCCCAGCTTGCAGCATGAGCTCCCATATCAACGCGTCGGTGCACCGCTCGTCCAGGTTGCCCTGCTGTTAGCTTGGCCATGAAGGGTTGCGTAGCTCACCAGATACACTGTCGCCTCCTGGTTCCTGTCCTGCTCTGGCTTGCTCTGCATTTTGGTTTGGATGTTGACAGAAGTGGACGCAAGATGAAGTGGCGTTCAAAGTAGTTGTAATCGTCAACGGAAGCAAATTTCAACACACCCAAGTGGCAAAAGTGGAGGTGTGCACAATGAACGAGCTGCATCACGTACAAGATTACAACGCACGCGTCCCTATGTGAACCGGATGAGCATGAGCGTCCACACGAACAGGAGAATGACCGCAATAATCACACCGATAGTCATACACGTCGTACTCCGGCCCTTGGTCGAGACCTTGGACAAGGTGCCCTTGCTCTCCTTGGTTGCGGTGAGATTACTCTCGAGCGTGTCCTCGGAGTGCTGGAGCatgcccttctcctcctcgagcgagtTAGAGAAGTGGATCGCGTTGAGTTTCAGCCTATGCGACATCTGATGTGAGCTCTCTTACTCTCGTACCAACTAAACTCACATCGGCCAACTGGCCTCCGAGCTCTTCGTGCAACGCCGCGCTCCCGACCGCGCTCTGTGCGCCTCCAGTGCCCAGCAGACGACGCCGCATGCCCTCCGCACTCATACCCTCGTCCACCTTGGCCGTCTTGAGGGGCAGCAGTCCCGCTTCGCCGcccgtctcgtcctcgcgccgccgcttggCAAAGTAGCTCGCCGTGTCCAGCTCACCCCCagaaggagagaggaggatggaaGGTGAGTGGCTAGGCTCACGTGCCTTTGCAGGcgagggaggaagaggtggcggtgaagtgagggcctcgacgtccCCCTCATCGAGTTTAGCGGgcacggcctcgtcgagcagcgcgaccTCAGCCGGCGCAGACGGGAGGTCTaggagcgggagcgcgACGGTAGGCGCCGGCGCCCTAGCCTTCTTCGCAGACGCCTGCACCGCATCTTCCGCGCGTGAGAGCatgccctcgaggtcgtccagTGCATccgctgtcgtcgacgccctgAGGTCAGCTAATGACGGCCAGCTCAGCTTACCCTTCGTTCCCGCCCCGCAGAGCATCGAGCAGCGCCCGCGCGTACAACACCGTCTGAAATAAGCTCCTGTCGATAGCTAACGCACCTCCCACGTCTTCCGCACCTGCAGCCACGTGCCTTCCTCGCGGTTCTGTGCAAGTGAGTGGACCAACCGCGTCGCGTTGATCAGCCCGTGCCGGCTCCCAGCGGCGGCTCGTGCCGACGCGAGCACTGTCGGACTCGCATTCATCGAAAGGAGGTTGAGCGTTGGGACCGTTGCCACTGCTGCTGGCATTGTGAGTAAGTAGGTTGGTTGTCAACAGCGTCGTGGCCACCATCTCAAGTCTGGCTGGCAGCCCCAAGTGGAGGTCAGCGCGTCATCACTCCCCCATTTTTCTTTAGAGTTTATGATAATATCTCCAAGGTCTGTGTTGAgccgcgtcgccgctctTCGACGCTTCAACTCGATTTCCTGTATCCACCACCATCGTTGACAACCTCCAACGCATCCCTGCGCACATTCTGTTTACCTGGTTGCGTATATTTCCACCAGATACATTCCTGTCTCATTTTACCTGTCTTCATCCGATCCCGGGCAACCCGGTATGAGGTGCTGAGCCACTGAGCCCACCAAGTGGAGGTCCTCCACCATGCCGCCCCGCCGCTCATCCACAACCAGCACGTCGGTGGTTGACGCCGCGGCCGACCCACCACCCGTAGTCGACGCGGTCGCAACCAATGCGGAGGCAGGTCCTTCAACCGCTACAACCCCTATACGGGCGCGTCGGGCACCCCGTGAGAGCGCGCCCAACCGCAAGAAACGGCACATTACCGATCATGAGATGGAGCGCATCCGATTCAAGCTCGGACCGAACGGAGCAAAGACGCGGCGCGATgagctcgtgctcgagcgcgaagCCGAGCTTCGTGTCGTCTTGGACGCACACGACATGGCAGTCAAGGAGATGTTCCATCTGGAGCGGTACGTTAGCATCCTCGAGGGTTGGGACCCCGAGGAAGCTCGCGTTGATAACTCGCCTGTGTTCTTGGACGTGAGATTACGACCGCGAGCGAAGCTGATGGCAGTACAAGAACACCCAGTACAACCTTCTTGACCTGGTCGCGGCCAATTCGATCGGGTCGCTGGCTGTcccgtcgcgcgccagTCTTGGACCATCGAGAACGACGAGACGCCAGCTGCACTTCAAGAGCGAGGCGCTTGGTATAGCGAATGgcgacaagggcaagacgaaggaggagacgccGAAGGGGAAGGGACGCACAGTCGAAGTGGAGGAGACGCCATCCAAGCTAAACACGCTCCGGAGAggcaaggctgccgagtCCGAACCCGGACTTGAGCCGCATCAGCCCGCTCCCAAAAGGGGACGCCGATCAGCGGCAGCAGAGatgccgcctccgcctgTGCCGAAAGGAAAGAAGACGCGGCGTGCCACAATCGCTGAACCCGAAATGCTGGAGGAGccggaagaagaagagccGCGTGGCAAGAAGCGACCGCGCGGGCGGCAGTCGCTACCAGTGCCGTCCAAGAAAGCGCGCGCGTTCGAGGAGGCGTCAGCCTCCCCAGGTTCCTCACCAGCTCCGACTGCCCCAGCTCGTTCACCTTCACCGACGCCGGTCCCAGCTCTGCCGTCGCTCGCACACCTCTCGTTCCCCCCACCTCCGCGCAGGCCAACATGGAAACGCTCTGGGCCGAGTCGCATCGTATACACAGACCCGGGACAGcacccgccgccggcgACCTTCGGTGGCGACATCGCCACGTATCTCAACTCGTATGTCCAGGTCGACGATGGCGCCATCACCGACACGGCGGTGCTCGAGGCaagcgcgcagcgcgaAGGTTACCTCCGCAATCGCGTTAACTGGTTGCAACACCAAGGTCGCCTCCTGCGGCTTCTGGACGGAGACGATGAGCcgcagaagaaggagcgTGATCGTAGCCATCGGCGACAGGCTCCCACAGGTCCACCACCGCGCCAGACCGACTTCCAGGATTCCCTCGTGGCACACATGGTCCAAGTCCGCGGCGCGATgatggccgaggccaaAGCCAAGCCCATGTACTGTCGACGCATTGCGCGCATGGTCGCCGCGCATTGGGAGCACCTTGCCAACAAGGACGAACGagagcgcgtcgcggccgagcgTGAGCTCAAGCGTAAGGgacgcgaggtcgtcaagaCGCTGCGGAAGCGGTGGGCGCTCGCGACAAAGATCGTCCGTGCAAAGgtcctcgcgcagcagAGGCTGGAGCAGGACCGCCTGGGAAAAGAACACCTCCAGAACATGCTGCAGCGGAGTACTGggctgctcgaggcgcagcgcgaggaTATCGTCAGCGGACGGCAGGGCGACGCAAACGACGGCGCTGACTCGGACGCCACGGACGATGTGTCAGCTGCTGAGGAGAGtggggacgaggaggaggttgggccggaggagggtgagaaAGAGGAAGTGGGTCCCGACGATGATGGAGAGCGGGAGGGACCGGAAGGCGAagaggacgccgacgttCCCGTCTTGAAGACCGCAATCGGCGAAGAGGTGGCTGTCACGTCTGGGCCTGcagacgagggcgacgtcgcAGGCACTGTTCAggacggcagcgaggaggaaggcggtgAAGAAGACGAAGAGGAAAGCGAcgaaggcgaggacgcTGTCGACCTGCGGACCCTAGTCGGCATGGAAATCAACGACGCCGAAGAGGACAGCGAAGgggacgatgaggacgatggcgagggtgaaggcgccgccgacgagcccaAGCCCGCGGCCGATCTCCTGGAAACGCCGAACGGTGCAGCTTCTCCAGCAGACGACTCGGTTGCGGGGGAGGTTGTGGGGGAGCCTGCGGCGGGGGCTCATGTCGCGGTGAGGCGGTCACAGCCTGTGACCGCCAACTCCCCACCTCCAGTTACATCCACGATCGCGGAATCTTCAGCCGCATCGCAAccgccctcaccaccaaccCCTCGTCCCCACTCTCGTCGCCTTGCAAAGAAGCGCCGACTGgaggtcgccgacgccccAGACCCGGATGCCAACGACGTCGAATTTGCAGACAGCGcagacgtcgacgacgaggatgccCAGCTGGATGAGGCGATGGACGATGCGGAGGCTGCAGACGACGACTCTGAAGACGCAGGCCTGCTTGCAGACGCCGACCTCCcgatcgaggagctcctGAAGCGCTACGGATACGACGTCAAGGCGGAGGCCGTCGTACCTACCCCCGCGGAACGTGAAGAGGTGGCAGAGGATGCCGCAGAATTGGAATCTAAGCCGACTTCGGCCGACGCAGAACCAAAGCCCGCTTCGCCCAACGACCAGTCCCTAACCGACGCAGCCCTTGAGGTTGCGAAGCGCGACTCTTCGCCCGCGCTTGTTGTGGACGGCAAGCGCCAACGAAAGGTCCGCACGGTGTGGACGCCTCCTGACGATGcgccgcagcagctcgCATCCAAAGGCAAGAAGGGGAAGTTGCAGATCGTTGAGCCtgagtcgtcgtcggacaTTGAGATCGAGTCGACGCCAGAGCTCTCGAGCGAAGAGGagaccgacgaggaggaggaggccgtgGAGGAAGTGGCCGATGTCGAAGAGGACCCCAATGCTCCTCGCCTTAAGCCGCCGTTCTTGCTCCGCGGTACTCTCCGTCCATACCAACAGGCCGGGCTCGAATGGCTTGCGAGCCTGTACGCCAACAACATGAacggcatcctcgccgaTGAGATGGGTCTCGGCAAGACGATCCAGACCATTGCGCTTCTCGGACACCTTGCATGCGACCTCGGGGTGTGGGGCCCGCACCTCATCATCGTCCCCACGTCGGTCATCCTCAACTGGGAGATGGAGTTCAAGCGCTTCCTTCCCGGCATGAAGGTTCTGACGTACTATGGCAACCagaaggagcgcaaggagaagcgcgtAGGCTGGAACACCGAGAACGCGTGGCAGGTCTGCATCACGAGCTATCAGATTGTCCTCGCGGACCAGCACATCTTCCGCCGAAAGAACTGGGTGTACATGattctcgacgaggcgcacaACATCAAGAACTTCCGCTCGCAGCGCTGGCAGACGCTCCTTGGCTTCAAGACGCAGCGCCGCCTTCTGCTCACAGGCACGCCGTTACAGAACAATCTCATGGAACTGTGGAGTCTGCTATACTTCCTCATGCCAAACGGCATCACGGCGGACGCGACTGCTGTTGTCGGATTTGCGAACCACAAGGATTTTATGGAGTGGTTCTCAAGTAAGGCTGCTTGCGTGAGTGTCATCTGACAGCAGACCCGATGGACAAGGCGGTCGAATCAGGCGAgacgatggacgaggacatgaTCGACACAGTCAACAAACTGCATACGCTGCTGCGCCCGTTCATCCTGCGTCGCCTCAAGTCCGAGGTCGAGACGCAGCTGCCCGGCAAGTTTGAGCACGTCGTTTACTGTCGCCTCTCGAAACGGCAGCGATTCTTGTACGACGAGTTCATGTCCCGTGCGGAGACGCGCGAGACACTTACGAGCGGCGGgtacctcggcgtcgtcaacGTCCTTATGCAGCTACGCAAAGTATGCAACCACCCCGACCTGTTCGAGGTACGGCCTGTGCGCACGTCGTTTGCCGTCGACAAGGGCGTGGCGGGCGCGTTTGAGCCAACGGACCTGCTCGTACGCAAACGCTtgctcgactcggccgaCGATCTCGACTTGGCGTCCATGAACCTGATTGTCACCgggcgcgagggcgagtcGGGTTGGGTGGCCGGTCACCGCGCCGGCCTGGATGCGAGCAACCAGCTTCCCTACGCCGGGGAGGACAAGGAACGTACGCGCAAGCCTAAGATGGACGCACGCACCCCCGCCGGCTGGCTCAAATACCGTGAGgctgtcgagctcgagaagctcaaggcgcGCTGGCGGGCCATCCGCGACGTCAACCGCCGCCGGTGCCAGAGCGGACCGATCTACGGTACGACAACCATCGAAATGCTCAGCGACCTCCCTCGCCTCTTACTCCCGGACACGGTCGTGCACCGTCCTGCTGACCTGTACGGcgtccacctcccaccGGCAGCGGGGCTCGTGCGCTCGCACATCGAGCGCTTGGCCAACGTGTCGCCCGTCATCGACCGCTTCGCCGTCATCCCACCGAACGCTGTTGCGCGCGATGTTGCGGCGTACGCTCTCCCCGGCGTCGATCCCGCGCACCCATCTCTAATCGACCCTGCCTTTGACTCACTCCACGGCCCGAGTGTCAAGTTGCAGATCGCATTCCCAGACGCATCACTGTTACAGTACGACTGCGGCAAGCTGCAGAAGCTGTACGAGATGCTGCGTGACCTCAAGGCTGGCGGCCACCGCGTGCTCATCTTTACGCAGATGACGCGTGTGCTTGACATCCTCGAGATCTTCCTCTCGTACAACGGGCACCGCTACCTGCGCCTGGACGGAAGCACCAAGATTGAGGACCGGCAGATTATCACCGAGCGCTTCAACTCGGACTCGCGAATCTTCTGCTTCatcgcgtcctcgcgctccggCGGCGTGGGCATCAACTTGACCGGTGCAGACACGGTCTTCTTCTACGACTCGGACTGGAACCCGTCCATGGACCGGCAGTGCATGGACCGTGCGCACCGCATCGGCCAGACTCGCGAGGTTCACATCTACCGTTTTGTCTCGAGCCACACAGTTGAGGAGAACAtgctcaagaaggccaaCCAGAAGCGACTGCTCGATCGCGTCGTAATCCAGGAAGGTGACTTTACGACCGAGTTCTTTGGGCGCATGGACTGgcgcgacatgctcgaTGACGACGTGCGGGAGACTCGCGAAAAGgaaggcgtcgaggacgttgagcttgagccTGAAcccgagaccgaggacgtcgcgcagcacgccgcgcacgctggcgagggccgcgagttcgcggccgccctcgcagaggtcgaggatgaggaagacgcTGCCGCAGCGCgggtcgcgctcggcgagggtgagatGGATTTTGCCGAgtttgacgaggacaagaaggcACAGGCTCAGGCCAAACGCcgcgacgagagcgagccCGCCCCGTCTGGCGGCGTGT contains the following coding sequences:
- the SWR1 gene encoding uncharacterized protein (SNF2 family N-terminal domain) — encoded protein: MPPRRSSTTSTSVVDAAADPPPVVDAVATNAEAGPSTATTPIRARRAPRESAPNRKKRHITDHEMERIRFKLGPNGAKTRRDELVLEREAELRVVLDAHDMAVKEMFHLERYVSILEGWDPEEARVDNSPVFLDYKNTQYNLLDLVAANSIGSLAVPSRASLGPSRTTRRQLHFKSEALGIANGDKGKTKEETPKGKGRTVEVEETPSKLNTLRRGKAAESEPGLEPHQPAPKRGRRSAAAEMPPPPVPKGKKTRRATIAEPEMLEEPEEEEPRGKKRPRGRQSLPVPSKKARAFEEASASPGSSPAPTAPARSPSPTPVPALPSLAHLSFPPPPRRPTWKRSGPSRIVYTDPGQHPPPATFGGDIATYLNSYVQVDDGAITDTAVLEASAQREGYLRNRVNWLQHQGRLLRLLDGDDEPQKKERDRSHRRQAPTGPPPRQTDFQDSLVAHMVQVRGAMMAEAKAKPMYCRRIARMVAAHWEHLANKDERERVAAERELKRKGREVVKTLRKRWALATKIVRAKVLAQQRLEQDRLGKEHLQNMLQRSTGLLEAQREDIVSGRQGDANDGADSDATDDVSAAEESGDEEEVGPEEGEKEEVGPDDDGEREGPEGEEDADVPVLKTAIGEEVAVTSGPADEGDVAGTVQDGSEEEGGEEDEEESDEGEDAVDLRTLVGMEINDAEEDSEGDDEDDGEGEGAADEPKPAADLLETPNGAASPADDSVAGEVVGEPAAGAHVAVRRSQPVTANSPPPVTSTIAESSAASQPPSPPTPRPHSRRLAKKRRLEVADAPDPDANDVEFADSADVDDEDAQLDEAMDDAEAADDDSEDAGLLADADLPIEELLKRYGYDVKAEAVVPTPAEREEVAEDAAELESKPTSADAEPKPASPNDQSLTDAALEVAKRDSSPALVVDGKRQRKVRTVWTPPDDAPQQLASKGKKGKLQIVEPESSSDIEIESTPELSSEEETDEEEEAVEEVADVEEDPNAPRLKPPFLLRGTLRPYQQAGLEWLASLYANNMNGILADEMGLGKTIQTIALLGHLACDLGVWGPHLIIVPTSVILNWEMEFKRFLPGMKVLTYYGNQKERKEKRVGWNTENAWQVCITSYQIVLADQHIFRRKNWVYMILDEAHNIKNFRSQRWQTLLGFKTQRRLLLTGTPLQNNLMELWSLLYFLMPNGITADATAVVGFANHKDFMEWFSNPMDKAVESGETMDEDMIDTVNKLHTLLRPFILRRLKSEVETQLPGKFEHVVYCRLSKRQRFLYDEFMSRAETRETLTSGGYLGVVNVLMQLRKVCNHPDLFEVRPVRTSFAVDKGVAGAFEPTDLLVRKRLLDSADDLDLASMNLIVTGREGESGWVAGHRAGLDASNQLPYAGEDKERTRKPKMDARTPAGWLKYREAVELEKLKARWRAIRDVNRRRCQSGPIYGTTTIEMLSDLPRLLLPDTVVHRPADLYGVHLPPAAGLVRSHIERLANVSPVIDRFAVIPPNAVARDVAAYALPGVDPAHPSLIDPAFDSLHGPSVKLQIAFPDASLLQYDCGKLQKLYEMLRDLKAGGHRVLIFTQMTRVLDILEIFLSYNGHRYLRLDGSTKIEDRQIITERFNSDSRIFCFIASSRSGGVGINLTGADTVFFYDSDWNPSMDRQCMDRAHRIGQTREVHIYRFVSSHTVEENMLKKANQKRLLDRVVIQEGDFTTEFFGRMDWRDMLDDDVRETREKEGVEDVELEPEPETEDVAQHAAHAGEGREFAAALAEVEDEEDAAAARVALGEGEMDFAEFDEDKKAQAQAKRRDESEPAPSGGVSRASASAIPSHIASSVGTPISALEEEEEEDGYDDDDVGGVDEYMLRFVEWDWDYFSSL
- the sap49 gene encoding uncharacterized protein (RNA recognition motif), which produces MQSKPEQDRNQEATVYLGNLDERCTDALIWELMLQAGPVSNVFLPKDRVSMAHQGFGFCEFISEDDADYAVKIMNQIKMFGKPIRVNKASYDKKQIDVGANLFIGNLGKGVSEQELYDTFSRFGGIAETPKVARDPSSGESKGYGFVSFHDFEAADQAIENLNGQFLGGKQVSVQYAFKKDGKGERHGTQAERVLAAQAKKHSMMLGGGAFGVGAAPAYVPPAASAPAAAPAAPPVPAGFASSQVAGAPPPPPGVPVYGGQQYGQQQQYPGYEGYQGYDYSQYANGGYYYGGEQQQQQQQQQQQGGAPPPPPPPIRMGFNQ
- a CDS encoding uncharacterized protein (Membrane fusion protein Use1), with the protein product MPAAVATVPTLNLLSMNASPTVLASARAAAGSRHGLINATRLVHSLAQNREEGTWLQTVLYARALLDALRGGNEGASTTADALDDLEGMLSRAEDAVQASAKKARAPAPTVALPLLDLPSAPAEVALLDEAVPAKLDEGDVEALTSPPPLPPSPAKAREPSHSPSILLSPSGGELDTASYFAKRRREDETGGEAGLLPLKTAKVDEGMSAEGMRRRLLGTGGAQSAVGSAALHEELGGQLADMSHRLKLNAIHFSNSLEEEKGMLQHSEDTLESNLTATKESKGTLSKVSTKGRSTTCMTIGVIIAVILLFVWTLMLIRFT